A segment of the Verrucomicrobiota bacterium genome:
TTGGCGATTCGCAACGCCTCCTGCTCGGTGTCGACCACCCCGTCGCTGCCCGGTGAAACCGGTACCCCGGCCTTGACGGCTTGTTCGCGCGCAGCATTTTTGTCACCCATCGCGCGGATGGCTGAAGGTGACGGCCCGATGAATCTAATGTTGCAGCTGCCGCAGATCTCCGCAAAATGCGCGTTCTCGGCCAGAAAGCCGTACCCTGGATGAATTGCATCCACGTCGGTGACCTCAGCGGCGCTGATGATGCGGTCGATTTTAAGGTAACTCTCGGAGCTGGGTGCCCGGCCGATGCAGACGGCTTCATCGGCTAACTGCACGTGCAGCGAATCAACGTCAGCTTCCGAATAAACGGTTACGGTCGCAATCCCCAGCTCCTTGCAAGCGCGAATGATTCGAAGCGCAATCTCGCCGCGGTTGGCGATAAGGATTTTGGAAAACACAGCCTAATTGACCCGGAACAAAGGTTGCCCGAACTGAACCGGTGTTCCGTTCTCGACGAGAACCTCTGCAATGACACCGCGCATCTCGGCTTTGATTTCGTTCATCACTTTCATCGCTTCGATGATGCAGACCACCGTTTCTTCATCGACATCCTGACCCACCTGCACGTACGGCGCAGATTCGGGAGAGGGCGCCCGGTAAAAGGTCCCGACCATCGGAGAAACAATCTCTTTGAATTCCCGCCTGGTCTCTGCCGCCGGAGCTGGAACCGGGGAGGCGGCGATCGGCGCAACCGTCGCCGCCGGGGGGGACGGAGCAGCAGTCACGATCGGGGCAACCGGCCGCTGCGCTTCGAGTTCAAGCTTGAAGCCTTCCTTTTCAAGCTTGAATACGGCCAGGTCATTCTTCTTCATCAAATCGATGATGGCTTTGATCTCTTTGAGTTCCAAGGGTTCTTCTCCGGGCATGGATGAGCTTCCACGTTAGGCCGTGCTTTGAAGATCGCGCAAGTAGTTGTTATCGCCGCCCCACCGCACGGGTTGCATCGGTTCTCTCGGATCGCGGCCCCGCTTCAGCTTGTCCCGTTGAGGACTGGCCATCAGTCATTACTCTGTTCCATGACGGAAGTACCCCTTGGCACCGAACTGCAGGGCCACGTCCAGGCGCTGGCCGCGTGCCGAAAATGCCCGTTGATGCGTTCAACACCGGTTTCCGGCGGTCCGGTGCACAGCAAAGTCATGCTTATCGGCCAGGCTCCCGGCGTGAGAGAACCGTTGCTAGGCCGGCCCTTTGCCTGGACGGCCGGCAAGACCATGTTCAAATGGTTTTGGGAAACGCTGGAGGTGGGAGAGGCCGAGTTCCGCGCCACTGTCTACATGGCCGCAGTGTGCCGCTGCTTTCCGGGACGCGGGTCCCAAGGGGGCGACCGGGTGCCGAACCGCCAGGAGATCGAGAATTGTTCCACCTGGATGCAGGCGGAGTTTGCGCTGCTCAAACCTGAATTGGTGATCGGCGTGGGTAAACTCGCGATCGGCCGGTTCATCGCGCCGCTGCCGCCTTTGCACGACCTGATCGGAAAAATCTTTCCGGCTGAACGTTGGGGACACCGCTTCGATCTGGTGCCGCTGCCGCATCCTTCAGGCGCTTCACCCTGGCCCCGGCTTGAGCCCGGCAAGAGCCTCACCCGGACCGCCTTGGGGCTGATCCGCGATCACCCGGCCTGGCGAACCCGGACGGACTTTCCCGTTAGGAAACCGGCAGCCGCCCCGCCAAGCCCCCCTGACAACGCGGGAAATGAGTGCTAAGCAACCGGCGAAACCGTCAGCGTAAATGAGTGACCAGAGCAGCAGCCGCCCCAGCGTTCAACCGGTCCAGGCGCCCCCGCCGAAGCCGGACCGTGCTCCGGGCCATTGGAGCGACTTTCCGGTCAAAGTCCTCGGGGAGATCGGACGCCATCCCCTGGTTATCCTGATCTTGCCTTCGCTCTGGTTTTTCGTCCGGTACCTGCCGTTTTGGAAAGACATCGACGTCCTGAATTCACTCGCGTCGCCGTTTACGGTCGACAACCTGCTGCTCTGCCCGCCGCTCTATTGCGTGCTCGGACGGGTGCCTTTCTGGATTACGGACACGCTTCTCCACGGGACGGCTCCCGGGATCCTTTCGCCCCAACACCCGTCGTTGGAAGCCGTTTACGTTTTAGCCCTTTGCCAGCATGCGCTGCTGTGGGCAGCCCTGCGTTATTTTGTCTTCAGCCTGCCTGCGTCCGACGCCGGCCGCGGCGCAGCTGCCTTGATGCTGGCCAGTGCGGCCAGTTTTTACTCGTTCGCGCACACCTGCGGGGCGGAGGCCACCACGCCGGTTACGTGGTTTGCGCTCTTCGGGGTCGCGCTGCGCATCCTGTACAGGCGCGTTTCCTGGAAAGCCTGGACGGCGTATGCCGTCATTTTGATCTTGAGCATCGGCTCGCGGCACGTCAGCGGCCTGCTGCTTGGCTGGTTCCCGACCACCGCGGCCGTGCTTGCGCTTTACCGCTGGCGTTTCAATCGGGCCGGATTGCCGGGCCAGGTGCGTGCCCTGCTGGGGGTCGCCGGCCTCGCGTTGGCGCTAAGTACGGCCGGCTTGTTGGTCGAGCGGTTCACCGTCGCGCGGCTCTGCGCGCATTTTGGCGTGGTCGTCAGGCCGATCATGGGGCAGGCGTTAAGTGACCGGATCGGCAGTTTCCTTGACCGGTTGCCACCCGAGGAACGGCGCCGGGTCGCACAGCGGGCCGCCGTCGCCGTGCGGGAGGATGATCCGCAGCGGGCAGCCACCGTAACGCACACGGTCGAAGCCTTGGCCACGGTCGGAACTTACCACCTCGGCACCGTGCGGGTGATCGGGGATGAACTGGCGCGAAGGGGGTTTTCGGGTGAGGCGCTCGATGTGGAACGGGACCGCACGATCCTCGACGCGACTCTGGCCTACTACCGGATCGGCGACCCGCGGTTGATCCGGCTCGTTTTGAGCGACGTAGCAAAAGGTTTTTACCCGACCAACGATCAAGGCATCGCCATGACCGGCCCCAAGTCGACCTTTGATTCGATTCCGCTCATCGCAGAGCGGCCCCAGGCCTGGGCCGGTATCAGCGGCCTGCCGATGTTTAACCGCACGGTTGCTCAAGCGACTTTGGACCGGGCCTTTCATGACAATTACATCCGGCATTGGCGGTTTCTGCCGATCGGGGGGTGGCTCGCCCTCATTTTCGGGATCGGGATCCTGCGAATGTTTCGACGGGATCTGCCGGTCGAGTTGGCGTTGACCGGCCTTACCATGTTCGGCATCGGCCTGGTCACGTACGCGGCGACCTGCGTCTGTAATTACTCCATGCCCCGGTACGTCCTGCCGCTGTTCGTTGCCGTCTTTGCCTGCGGCGCAGTGGTAAGCGTGGCGCGTAACGGGTAACGGGTA
Coding sequences within it:
- the accB gene encoding acetyl-CoA carboxylase biotin carboxyl carrier protein, yielding MELKEIKAIIDLMKKNDLAVFKLEKEGFKLELEAQRPVAPIVTAAPSPPAATVAPIAASPVPAPAAETRREFKEIVSPMVGTFYRAPSPESAPYVQVGQDVDEETVVCIIEAMKVMNEIKAEMRGVIAEVLVENGTPVQFGQPLFRVN
- a CDS encoding uracil-DNA glycosylase; translation: MTEVPLGTELQGHVQALAACRKCPLMRSTPVSGGPVHSKVMLIGQAPGVREPLLGRPFAWTAGKTMFKWFWETLEVGEAEFRATVYMAAVCRCFPGRGSQGGDRVPNRQEIENCSTWMQAEFALLKPELVIGVGKLAIGRFIAPLPPLHDLIGKIFPAERWGHRFDLVPLPHPSGASPWPRLEPGKSLTRTALGLIRDHPAWRTRTDFPVRKPAAAPPSPPDNAGNEC